The genomic stretch GGCCCCAAGGCCATTCTCACATAACCTCAGAGGATCAGGTAGGCACCAGGGGCCAGCTGGACTGACTTGTCCCCCCGTTGGCTGCACTCACATCCAGCGGCCAGTGCAGAGGAAGCGTCCTCCCTTTGCCCAGCTGGGCCTGCTTTGCACACCTGCCCCCACAGTCCCGCCTGGCACATACAGGAGGCTGGCTCCGCATAGAGGTGTGGggcgttcacacacacacacacacacaggctggcTCCGCATAGAGGTGTGGGGcgttctctctctcactcacacacacacacacacacacacacacacacacacacacaggctggcTCCGCATAGAGGTGTGGGGcgttctctctcacacacacacacacatacacacacacacagaggctggcTCCGCATAGAGGTGTGGGGcgttctctctcacacacacacacacatacacacacacagagactcgCTCCGCATAGAGGTGTGGGGcgttctctctcacacacacacacatacacacacacacacacacacacgagtgtcAGGCCCAGCCCTCCTGGGCAGCGTGCCTGGACAAGACTGGCCCCCAGCGAGCAGACCAGGTTGACCCCAAACAGCACTGGGCCTTCCTCTGGCTGCTCCAGCCTGGACCCTGTCAGGGCTGCAGCCCTGCATGCCCACCCTGGCCCAGGCCTGTGCGCAGGCCTAGGCTTCAGTCCAGGGAACGAGGTGCAAACTTTGGCAGAGTTTTAATGGCAAGGTTGGCTGCAGCGACAGTGCCACGTGGGTGGGGGCCAGAAGCTGTGGTGGGCAAGGGGTCAGTGGGCAACAGGGCAGGGCCAGATCCCTGAAGAAGCAGCGAGCGAGGACCGGTGGGCGGtggcgggcgggcgggcaggcgggcgCTACATGATGGAGCAGGCAGACAGCGGGTTCCGCACGTGGCAGGTGCATGCGGCCCCGCAGTACTGCCGGAAGGTCTGGTAGCAGCTGCCCTCAGGCTCGCCCCCCCACTGGCCACCGGACGGAGCGGTCAGTGCCTCGGGTGGCAGGCGGCTCAAGATGGATGTGTTGACGGCCAGCGCAGCCAGGCCGTAGTCAGTGAAGAGCACAGTCTCGCGGCGGCAGGTGGGACAGGAGATGAACTTGTACTTGGGGCAAGACTCGTAGAGAATCTGCAAGCACTGCTCACACACAGAGTGCAAGCAGGACAGCACGCGGGGCCGCCGCTGCGTGACGTTGTACGTGTGCCCGCAGGTGGGGCACTCCAGAGGCTCTCCTGCAGCCGCTGCCGCTGCCGTGGAGGCCCCTGAGGCCGCAGGGCCAGGCCGAATCACGTACTGATTCACGATGACCTCGTCCGCCGGCGCCACACGGGGGAAGCCCAGCTCCGCGCTGCCCTTGCGGGGCCGACGTGGCAGTGGCGGGGTGCAGGGCGCCCCTTCCAAGGCAGGCATGTCCCCCCCACAGGCCTGGTTGACGATGATCTCTGTGTCTGAGGGCCAGGCTCTCTTGGGTGCCAGAGCGGGGGTGGGCCGGGGTGCAGGTGGGAAGCAGGGGGCGGCCGCCTGCAGCTCGGGGAACTTCTCAGGGTGGACCATCTTCATGGCCTCCATCTTGAGGATGACATGGGGGCCCTTCAGGCAGGACATGAGGAAGCTCGGCCAGCCACTGCCCGCCTCGGGCCCAGGGTCAGCCGGCATCCAGCTGTCTCCAGTCAGACTGGGTGTTCGGGTGGGTGGGGGAGTTGGGTGGGGCcgggggggaggagagggggcagcATCCTGGTCCCGCCAGGCCTGGTGGGGACCCTGGACGCCCTGTGGACTCCTGGGGGAGGCTGGCAAGAGCTTGGGGGGAAGGGCCCCCCCCAGTGGCCACAGTGGCTTCTCAGGTCCAgtccgaggaggaggaggaaggagcgggggaggaggagaggaacagGGGCAGGGGGGTGTGGGAGACTGCCCTGGGCTGGAGGTCGGGCCCAGGGGCTCacccagggtctctggctgctGAGGCTGGCGAGGGGGCGTTGGGGGGTGTCCCCCTGCAGCCGAGATCAGCCGTCCCGGGGCCGGGACATCCGGGCAGGCAGGGGCTAGGTGGGCCCCATGGCTCCAGGACAGGGCACCCAGGGAAGGCAGCTAGCCTGAGCCCTGGCTGCGGAAGGACCCGGGCTGCAagctcggcggcggcggcggcggcggcggcggcagcggccgcGGCGGGAGCAGAGGAGAGGCCTTCACCGGGCCCGAGCTGCAGGTGAGAGACAGCGTGAGGGCAGCGCCCGGgcccaccctcaccctcaccctcaccctcaccctcaccctcaccctcaccctgcaCAAAAGGGTGCCCGACCTCTGACCCTTACCCTCGCCAGACTCGgaacccagccccctcccctgtccccgtTCCCGAGGCCCGACCTCTGCCTAGGAGTGGAGGCCGGCGAGCGGCGACCCCGCGCTGTCCCGCCCCGCCCGCACTCACCTGCCCCAGCCTGGCGTCCCCGGCCGGGCCGCGCGCCGCCGCCGCAGAGGTTGTCTCAAAGGCAGGCCTGGATGCGGCGCCCGCGCCTTGGCCCGGTGGCTCCGGCGGCTCTGGCGGCGACCTCGGGCGATGGCCGGGCCGCGGCGGCTCCCGGGGGCGTGGGGCGCGGGGCTCGGCtcggcgcggcggcggcggcaggtgCGTGCCGAGCGTGGCGCGCTCTGCGGCGGAGGCGCGGGGACCGCAGTGCGCGCGGCGCCCGCCCGCGCCCGCagcgccacccccccccccccgtctggGGACCCGCGCGGGGTCCGCGGGGCGGGGCCAGTCTCTCTGCCGCCCCTCGATCCGCCGCGGGCCTGGCGCCCGCTCTCGGGGTCGCCCTCCTCCTCCCCGCGCGGGCCGCGTGGGGGTCAGGATCTCCGCGGCGtcccccctcctgcctccccttcccccgtCCCCGCCTGGCTGAGCCTGGGTCCTAGTCAAGCCCCCCGCCTCAATTCTGGAAGGGGAAGCCTGCTTTGAGCTCTCACAAtgccagagggaggaaggggaggagacagCCCAGGGGTGGTCCCATGAAAGCTGGTTCCCAGGACCCCACCATGGGACTGCCTTGTGTCCCCGCCAGAGTCAGGGTCTCTGCTTGTCCTTCCACTCGGCCCCCAGTGGGAATGCCTCCAGGGTTTTCTGGCTCACAGGTGCGGCAGGCTGTTTCAAAGACCGCGATGTGACAGAAGAGGGTGATCAGGGGCAGGCAAGCCACAATCAGAGGAGTGAATGGAGGGAGGAACGGTAGTTGGGAGAATGCTCCAAGGACAGGACAGTTGGACAGATGGGTGGTGTGAGGGGTAGGTGGAAGGTCAAACAGACAGCTGGACAGGCTGCCATGGAGCAGCTCAGGGAGGACACGCACCTACACAGGGTGAGGTGGCCCTTTCCGGCATCCCAGCAGGTCAGCACGTGTCCCGTTGTCACAGAGTTGTGTGCTAACCTGACCGCACCCAGCACAGAGGCtccatttcttcctgcttcttcctcAGGCCAGGCTTCCTTGCCACCGCCCCGGGATACGCCCTCTGCCTGTGAGGAGCTCTCAGGTGAGAGGGAAGACAGAGGACATGCTGACAAATACAGGGCAAGGGACCAGGGCTGCATGGGCCTCCAGAGAGCCTTTCCCTAACCTGCCAGGGCCACCACATGGCATGCTGGCACTCCCTTGATCAGCACTGGGCCATGCACCTAACCCTGGACAGTCCCAGCCCCTTCTGGCCACAGCTCCTCTGCTCTGTACAGGCCAGACTGCACCTGGCTATACACCTAGCCCCAAGTCCTGCAGGCAAAAGAGCCCGGAAAGGTCGGCGCTCCTGATAAAGGGCCCCACGCGGGCAAAACAGGCTGCAGAGGCACCCCTGGCCCATAGGCCTTGACTTTGCCGCTCTCTGCCGTCTCAGGCTAGTGCCTGCGCCTCTGTGCCCTCCCCCATCCAGCAAAAGCATGTGTGCTAGTGTACAGGTGTCCCGTGGGAGGGGCAGCGGGGTGCTTATGGGGCCCTGGCGCGAAGGCAGAGTACCTGCGGCAGCCCCGGCCAGGGGAGGACTGGGGGTCCAGTCTAGGCAAGGCAAGGGCTTTGCTCATCTCCCCACCAACTCCCTAGGCGCGCACCCGAGGTGGTACCGGCCACTAGGCCCCACCCCTTACCCGAGGCCCCGCCCCTGGAGGTAAAGTCCACCCAGTGCAAGGCTCCCGCCCAGAGCCCGCCCAAACCCACGCCTCCCGAGCCGGGTGGCTCAGAGATGGTGCAGCCCAAGCCGGGTCCTGGACAGATGAGGCCAGCTGACCCCGAACCTGGTGTTTAGGAAAACCCTTGAGCGCAGAGGCTTCTGGGGAATATAGTTCCCACCGGGagcacctccacccccaccctgtcAGTCCTGTTTTGCGCATGCGCCAGCCTCCTCTCAGCAAGGGGCAGAATCTGTAGGGGCTGTGGGCGGGGCTTCTGACGCCTGCGCACTGGACCTCTGTTGTCCGCCTCCGAACTTCCCGGTCTTTGGGCCTAATTGCCCCTACGTCTGGCGCCGCATCGGTACTACTCATGTCCGGACCGGTCTGACCGGCCCCGTGCAGGCCACTCTGGTCAGCTGGCCTCTGTGCCGTGTCTGATTTGACCCCGCCCTTCCTGGGGGTGCCCCCCGAGCGCCAAGGACTAGGGGTGCGTGTCCAGGCCGCACCCTACTGTCCCGGTTGCCCCAAGCGGAGCTCACCGTGCCAGCCCCAAACCCAAGACCCCAGTGCTCACATCCACCCCCCTCCACATACAGCGACCCTGTACGGCAGGTGCTATGTGCCCCCTCACAGATGGAGGGGATGCAAGGGCCAAGGATGGGGACGCTGAGGGATCGGGGGCTTGTGGCCCACGAGGCCACCAACCAGAGGGAAACTAGTTTAAGAAATGAGCTAGAAACGTCACTTGTGTATGAAGCCCATGTCGCCAATCGTAAGATAAGTAAGTTTTATCAGCAAAGGTGTGTAAACGAAGCATTTCTTATCAGTTAAAAAAACCAGCAAACCTCCAAGCCGTGTGTTCGCAAACATCTTGGTCTCTGCCTGCGGGGTAGAGGCTTGGGTCACAGTGAGGACCTCTGCTCTCTGCTTCGAAGCAGAGGCTCTGAGACGTGTGAGTAATGGCTGGGCCCCCAGACCACCTGCAGGCCTGACCCCAGACTCGCCTCCTGTCCTGCCTTCTGGTGAGCTGCAGGTCCCTGGAGGGCCAGGACACGCCCCAGATGCGTTGAGGCTGAATCACCCAGGCTGGCAATGTCCCTGGGAGGCCAGGCTGCAGTCAACACCCATCCAAAAAAGGAACGGTGGGTGGCCGCTGTGCTCCAGGAGCTGGGGCCTCCTGGTATCCTGGGAACCCCATCTTtgagccccgcccctccccaggagGGAAAAGGCAGCTGCCAGCCGCTCAGCTCACAGGCACTGGGACCTGGCCCAGAGAACAAGACAGCTTGCTGCCGTCACCACTTCAGGTGGGTCCTGGGCTGAGAGGCTTCCGCACCCCCTGTAGGACCAGCTCAGCTGCAtatcccagccccccaccccactcccagctcCGTCACAGGGCCCTGTCTCTCAGGGAGGGCAGGGGACACCTGGGGGCAGCTAGGAGACACTGGCCCTCACTCTCCTCACTCTCCGCTACCTTACACACGCACTGACACATAggcctcacacacacactcaggcgCTTCCACGGCCTGGCTTTTCTTGGGTTCCCCTCCACTGAGCTGATTTTGTCTCCTCTGCCCACCCCTGCCAGGCCAAGCCATGGACCCCTCTGAGATGCTCGTCAAGGACCCGTATGCCCATGTCAGCATCCTGAGGGCTCACCTGCGGCCCAAGCTGGGGCAGCAGCTGGAGGCGGCTCCATCCTCCTTGGAGTCTCAGCCTCTGCCCGTGGGGTCCTGCACCCTGGAGCCTACCGAGGAGGCCCCAGGGCCCAAGGGTGCCGAGGCGGCTGCCTCCATCCAGGGCCAGCAGGCCTGGCAGCAGCCCTGCACCCCCTATGGCagtgggcagagccaggcaggACTGACCTACGCTGGCCTGGCGTCGATGGGGTGTGGCGGCAACACTGCCCGTCACCGCTCGTGCTGTGTCATTTCCTAGCCTGGCCCCTGGGCCGCAGGGCCTGCTGCGGGGCGCCCCCACACGGCAAGCCCGGGCCTCTGCTCAGGTGGCCACAGCAGTGCCTGGACAGTTGGAACAGCCACTGGCCTGTTGTCATGGGTGTCGGCTGCTCCCCACCTTGGACAGCGGCACCTACCCACCGAGAAGGCTGACAGCTCAGCCCCTGCCCCTGAAACAGAGCCCTGGGCGCTAGCCATAACCAGCCCCCGGGACACCCTTGACCACCTCTTTAAGGCCCAGGGCCAGGCAATAAAGCAGAGCGAGCTTCGTCCCGGCCTCTCTTCTTTACTGCTACCCGCTTCGGGAGGGTCCCAGGCTAGAGGCCACCACGGGCCGCCAGCCGCTATGGGACATTCCGGGGTGGGGCAGCCTCATGTCAACCTAACCTGCTCTGCACTCTCAGGTGGGCCCAGAGGCTGGACAGGAAGGCTGGTCGGGCCTGGGTTTGAGCTGCCCTGCATTCCCTGGGGCCGAGGGTGAGCCTGGGAGACAGGAGAGTCTGCGGGTCACACAGCAGGAGCATGCTGGGCCTGGAACCAGGAGTGGAGCCCGAGAGAAGCCTCCAGGAGGAGGACTGTGCTGGCAGCGCAGCGGTGGGCGGCACCAGCGCGGGCAGGTTTCCAGGAGTGGGAGCCCAGGTGGCCAGCACCGAGCCTGCCCACCCGTGACTCACTGCCCTGCCTCGGCCAGGGTGTTTTCCTGGTTTCCCACAGAACATCCAATTCCTGAACACCTGCCGTGTGCTTCTCCCCACTGTCCTGCCTCTGGGGCCTGGGCTTCGTGGAGGTGGGCAGAGGCGGCGCTGGGCCAGACCCATCCCCCACCTGTCCGAGCAGCGCAGCGCACCGGCGTCGGGGGCATGTGGGGAGCTGAGCCGCTTGGCACGGGGCTGAGGCCGGGATGCCGGTGTGAAGACTGAGCAGTGAGGCCGGTGCCGGGCACACTGATGTTTCCAGGACCAGGCACAGAGAGCCGGAGGAGGCCAAGCTGGCCCCGCAGGATGGACGTGTCCTGGTGCCAGCCGTCCCCCCGACCCCTGGTGACTGGCCACACGGCAGGACTGGTCCCTGGGCGTGGGCAGGCGTGTCAGTGGCCTGACTCCACGGGGCTCAGGCTCCCGGCCCTGCCCCATGACTGGCCCACACAGGAAGATGACCCCACCTGGGCCAGCCACCAAAAACCCGTCTGACCAGCCCAGGAGGCGGGGGCCTGCCGGGATGGCAGGAGTAAGGAGGGGACCCTCTGGGCCTGGCTTCCTCTAGCGGGACGGAGAGGGTTCTGGGGTCCTGACCTCAACCCACCCTTCCCAACACACCCCATTCTGCTATGTCACTGGGCTGGCCCCAGAGCTTTGaccaggcagaggccagggggAGGTGGCCTCTGAGGAGAGCATCCGGAGCTGCCCACGGTGCCCTGCACCTCAGAGAGTTTCGGGGTGGTCTCTGTATGAGTGGGGATGTCCACTCCTGTGCTTGAGGGCCTCCTTGGAGCCTTATGGGGCTGGCTTGTGATGGGAACATGACAGGCCTAGCCCAGACAGGGACAAAGGCAATGGGACAAATcaacatggacacacacacacactgtgactGTGCTTGAGCCACAGAGCAGAAGGACCCCTCAGAGCTCTGAGCTGGTGGGGGTCctggcaggcttcctggaggaggtgacgcTTGAACTAAGAGCCGAAGAACAGGCATCACCCAGGTCAAAGCCAAAAAGCTTTCCCATCATGAGGTGGGGGTGGAGTATGAGTGCGGGTGGGGTGGGCACAGGTCTGGGTGGACGAAGTGGGAAGATGGGCAAAGTTGAGTGGCAAAGCCAGGCCCGGGTGAGGGGTTAGTGGAGCTGGGTCTGCGCATGaagggggcggggcaggcagAGTGGGGGGGGCCCTTATCTCCTGATGAGTTGGTGGTGCCGGTGGATCCAGTTGCAAGCTCTTTGTGGCTGAAAGGGGAGCCCACGCCTGCCCACAGCCACCACCTGCCTCCCTGCTGACTGGTCCGTGGTAGGCCAGTAACGCGAGCCCCAAGGAGGGAGCCGCAGGGCGCCCTGGGTCCCCCCTACGCCCAGCCACCCTCTGGCTGGACATAGCCACCCAGCAGAGCGGATGCAGGTAAGAGAGGCCTGGGGCTCAGGCAGGCTGGGGTGGGTTCGGGCCTGGGACGGCACACGAGAGCCACAAAGGGAGACCAGAGAGCAGGGTAGGACGCTGCCCAGCAGCAGTCACAGGGACCCAGGCTGTGCCCAGAGCCTGGTGTCCACCAGGCCCACTGGCCACCACCCACCCTCCGTGTCTGCAGAGGCCTGGGCTCCTGTCCTCCGGTGGGGCTTCTGGTGCCGAGGCCCCAGCCATGCAGGACAAGCACGGGCAGCCTGGGATGCGTAGGCTGCAACCCCCCTGCATGCCTCCCCCAGGATGCTGCCGCCAGAGGGTCCCCGGGCCTCCGAAGAGGGCACAGCCGCTGGGCCCCAGCGAGGTGACTGCGTCATCTGCTACTCAGCCTATGACCTCACTGGGCACCTACCCCGCCGCCTCTACTGCGGTCACACCTTCTGCCAGGCGTGCGTGCGGCGGCTGGACACGCCAGCCCACGAGCAGCGCTGGATCCCCTGCCCGCAGTGCCGCCAGAGCACACCCACGCCCCGCGGAGGGGTGGCCATGCTGGACCTCGACCTGGCTGCCTTCCTGGCCGTCAGGGCCGAGCGGGAGCCGCCTCGCACAGAAGCCCAGCCCCCCACGCCCCTCAAAGGCAGCACCGCCATCACTCAGCAGCCGGCCAGGCTTTGGCCTGCCTTGggcccccagccccacttcccCCAGCCCAGATGCTGCTTCTGGGGCTGCAGCGGCCTCTGCTGGGACCCCCCAGGCAGCCCCGAGGCCTGAGCCCCGGCCGGTCGGCAGCACGTCCGCCCAGAACAGCCTGGTGGCAGAGCGTCCCGGGGGCCACTCTGTGTGTTCACCCCGGGGCCACAACCTAAGGTCGCAAGCTGTGCCCACAGTACCGTAAGCCCCTGCAGGAGCTGGAATCCCAGCCAGGATTCCCAGGCCCCGCGCTGGTCTGTGTGCAGGGGAGGGGTGCTGCTGTCAGAGTCGCCTGCAAGTCCAGCCCGGGTCCAGACCCAGCTCAGAGGGTGGCTCCTGAAAGGGTCTGGGGACCAGACCCCAGGGACTGGGCTGCAGgccggagcggcagggcccggcAGAGGCTGTTCCCAGTCCTGCTGGAGCAGGTCTCCCCTCTACAGAACGGCCCAGAGGCGTGAgcccggagggagggaggggctctcCCTTCACCCCTGGCCTGTGAGGCAGCCCTGCGATGTGTCGGGAACTGTTTGGGGAGGGTCCTCCGCAGGCACAGTCACTGCTGCCACAGGTGTCCAAGGAAGTCCAGGCCCAGGGTGGGAGACCTGCCTGAGGGGCTGCTCAGGACAGCCGCTCCCATGCCAGGCCCTCAGCTTCCTTCTGCCTCCCCGTGGCCACCAGACAGACCCTTCAGAGGGACCAGAGCATGTGCTGGAGATGGTGGACGCAGTCCCCACCAATTGAGCTGCAGCATCCCCACCCCCGCACAAGAAGGAGGCCCTGGGAGGGCCCGCGGGGCCCGCGACGGGCAGCGGGTGGCAGGGACGGACAAGAGAATGTGCTGAGAGGACAC from Phocoena phocoena chromosome 6, mPhoPho1.1, whole genome shotgun sequence encodes the following:
- the RNF208 gene encoding RING finger protein 208 — protein: MPADPGPEAGSGWPSFLMSCLKGPHVILKMEAMKMVHPEKFPELQAAAPCFPPAPRPTPALAPKRAWPSDTEIIVNQACGGDMPALEGAPCTPPLPRRPRKGSAELGFPRVAPADEVIVNQYVIRPGPAASGASTAAAAAAGEPLECPTCGHTYNVTQRRPRVLSCLHSVCEQCLQILYESCPKYKFISCPTCRRETVLFTDYGLAALAVNTSILSRLPPEALTAPSGGQWGGEPEGSCYQTFRQYCGAACTCHVRNPLSACSIM
- the CYSRT1 gene encoding cysteine-rich tail protein 1, producing the protein MDPSEMLVKDPYAHVSILRAHLRPKLGQQLEAAPSSLESQPLPVGSCTLEPTEEAPGPKGAEAAASIQGQQAWQQPCTPYGSGQSQAGLTYAGLASMGLAPGPQGLLRGAPTRQARASAQVATAVPGQLEQPLACCHGCRLLPTLDSGTYPPRRLTAQPLPLKQSPGR
- the RNF224 gene encoding RING finger protein 224, whose amino-acid sequence is MLPPEGPRASEEGTAAGPQRGDCVICYSAYDLTGHLPRRLYCGHTFCQACVRRLDTPAHEQRWIPCPQCRQSTPTPRGGVAMLDLDLAAFLAVRAEREPPRTEAQPPTPLKGSTAITQQPARLWPALGPQPHFPQPRCCFWGCSGLCWDPPGSPEA